The following proteins come from a genomic window of Alosa alosa isolate M-15738 ecotype Scorff River chromosome 2, AALO_Geno_1.1, whole genome shotgun sequence:
- the bsx gene encoding brain-specific homeobox protein homolog, translating into MNLNYTSPVPQMPTQRSTSFFIEDILLHKPKPLREVFHSSFPSTFTSRMPLLDYGYPLMPTPILAPHPHHPLHKPENHPYFFTSGMQMPALFQHHPELPGKHCRRRKARTVFSDSQLSGLEKRFEIQRYLSTPERVELATALSLSETQVKTWFQNRRMKHKKQLRKTQDDQKNPSELDRSVENSCESEINEKCPDDIKHGLSPDTYILDENEDDVDIEDDVCSPEHLL; encoded by the exons ATGAATCTCAACTACACGTCACCTGTCCCACAAATGCCAACACAACGGTCTACGTCGTTCTTTATTGAAGATATTTTGTTGCATAAACCAAAGCCTCTCCGCGAGGTTTTTCACTCGTCCTTTCCCAGCACTTTCACGTCTCGGATGCCTCTTCTGGATTATGGATATCCTCTGATGCCGACACCAATTTTGGCGCCCCATCCACATCACCCCCTTCACAAGCCTGAGAATCATCCATACTTTTTCACATCAG GTATGCAAATGCCTGCCCTCTTTCAGCACCATCCAGAGTTACCAGGAAAACACTGCAGACGCAGGAAAGCCCGAACCGTCTTCTCTGATTCCCAGTTATCTGGACTGGAGAAAAGGTTTGAGATACAGCGGTACCTATCCACGCCCGAACGCGTAGAGTTAGCCACAGCGCTAAGTCTCTCGGAGACGCAG GTAAAAACGTGGTTTCAAAACAGAAGAATGAAGCATAAAAAACAACTGAGGAAAACCCAAGACGACCAGAAAAACCCAAGCGAATTAGACAGATCTGTGGAAAACTCTTGTGAAAGCGAAATTAACGAAAAGTGCCCTGATGATATTAAACATGGGCTGAGTCCGGACACATACATACTGGACGAAAACGAGGACGACGTTGATATTGAAGATGACGTGTGTTCACCTGAACATCTACTATAG